One segment of Gloeocapsa sp. PCC 7428 DNA contains the following:
- a CDS encoding putative 2-aminoethylphosphonate ABC transporter ATP-binding protein yields MNFPEQPTTRQQRLKQQSTSYEPTLAREIAQPYLQIENIQKSFGNFVALRDIYLDVYPGEFICLLGPSGCGKTTLLRIICGLETQTSGRVIQGGKDVSRLPASKRDFGIVFQSYALFPNLTAAQNIAYGLQNAKKSQREIKTRVEELLDTVGLNGMENKYPAQMSGGQQQRVALARALALSPGLLLLDEPLSALDAQVRVRLRTEIAQLQKRLGITTVMVTHDQAEALAMADRIVVMDKGYIAQVGTPRAIYQQPHTPFVANFIGVMNFLSGVVVSETQVRCGNIILEAPQNVAAPDQSVSIAIRPEDVQVLNTANQHLVANAIAAEVQSIEFLGSGFLVGLRPEGNFKELICANISAQAARQLDLTEGSAFQIQLPPESIRVFTTNSDGQGSASPL; encoded by the coding sequence ATGAACTTTCCCGAACAGCCAACAACCCGACAGCAACGCCTCAAACAGCAATCAACATCTTATGAACCTACTTTAGCCAGGGAAATTGCACAACCTTATCTCCAAATCGAAAACATTCAAAAATCTTTTGGTAACTTTGTTGCTCTCCGCGACATCTACTTAGACGTCTATCCAGGTGAATTTATTTGCTTACTAGGTCCGAGTGGTTGTGGTAAAACAACATTACTACGCATTATCTGTGGGTTAGAAACTCAAACCAGTGGGCGCGTCATCCAAGGCGGAAAGGATGTTTCGCGGCTTCCCGCATCGAAGCGAGACTTTGGCATTGTCTTTCAATCATATGCACTATTTCCTAATCTCACTGCCGCCCAAAATATTGCCTATGGCTTGCAAAATGCTAAGAAATCTCAGCGAGAAATTAAAACCCGAGTTGAGGAGTTACTTGATACCGTCGGGCTAAACGGGATGGAAAACAAATACCCTGCGCAAATGTCGGGCGGACAACAACAACGAGTTGCTTTAGCGCGAGCCTTAGCACTATCACCTGGACTTCTGTTACTCGACGAACCACTTTCGGCGCTGGATGCTCAAGTTAGAGTTAGGCTAAGAACAGAAATCGCGCAACTACAAAAGCGTCTAGGAATCACAACAGTGATGGTAACTCACGATCAAGCCGAAGCTTTGGCAATGGCAGATCGAATTGTCGTGATGGATAAAGGCTACATTGCCCAAGTAGGAACGCCCCGTGCTATATATCAGCAACCACATACGCCATTTGTCGCTAATTTTATTGGCGTGATGAATTTTTTATCAGGAGTTGTAGTATCAGAAACTCAAGTGCGCTGCGGAAACATTATTCTGGAGGCACCACAAAACGTTGCTGCACCCGATCAGTCGGTGAGTATTGCGATTCGTCCAGAAGATGTGCAAGTGCTCAACACAGCAAATCAGCACTTGGTAGCAAATGCGATCGCCGCTGAAGTGCAGAGTATCGAATTTCTTGGTTCCGGCTTTCTAGTAGGTTTGCGTCCAGAAGGCAACTTCAAAGAACTCATTTGTGCCAACATCTCCGCTCAAGCAGCGCGA
- a CDS encoding putative 2-aminoethylphosphonate ABC transporter substrate-binding protein: MFSRRKWLKFSLRSAIALMLTLVISACVVRRANESNSASTVADSSTAITVYTALEDDQIQNYLTLFQQEHPDIKVNTVRDSTGIVTAKLLAEKDNPRADVVWGLAVSSLLVADSQGMLEPYAPTGLERVRSQFRDERNPPHWVGIDAWMSAFCVNTVEMEKRNLPIPQSWADLTNPAYKNLIVMSNPASSGTGFLSVSAILQMMGEEKGWQYLDALHQNVAQYMHSGSRPCKAAGAGEYPIGISFDYRAVTQKNDGEPIEAVFPQEGSGWDIEANALVKKPQINPAAKTFLDWAITPAISQEYAKSFAVTAVKTDVPIPQGYPQEPLKQLINNDFNWAATHRDRILQEWTRRYDSKSEPKTS; encoded by the coding sequence ATGTTCAGCCGGAGAAAGTGGTTAAAGTTTAGTTTGAGATCCGCGATCGCCTTAATGCTTACACTCGTTATTTCAGCCTGTGTTGTTAGGCGTGCTAACGAATCTAATTCAGCAAGTACAGTTGCAGATTCTTCAACAGCAATTACTGTTTACACGGCTTTAGAAGACGATCAAATTCAAAATTATCTGACGCTATTTCAACAAGAGCATCCTGATATCAAAGTCAACACAGTGCGGGACTCAACTGGAATTGTCACCGCGAAATTACTGGCAGAAAAAGACAATCCTCGCGCCGATGTTGTATGGGGCTTAGCTGTTTCAAGTTTACTTGTGGCGGATAGCCAAGGGATGTTAGAACCTTATGCTCCCACAGGATTAGAAAGAGTGCGATCGCAGTTTCGGGATGAGCGCAATCCGCCACATTGGGTTGGCATTGATGCGTGGATGTCTGCTTTTTGCGTCAATACGGTAGAGATGGAGAAACGAAATCTACCAATTCCGCAATCTTGGGCTGACTTGACAAATCCAGCCTATAAAAACTTAATCGTGATGTCCAATCCGGCTTCCTCTGGTACGGGTTTTTTGTCAGTTTCCGCAATTTTGCAAATGATGGGTGAAGAAAAAGGCTGGCAGTATCTCGATGCTCTGCATCAAAACGTTGCTCAGTATATGCACTCTGGCTCTCGTCCCTGCAAAGCAGCTGGAGCAGGCGAATACCCAATTGGTATTTCCTTCGACTACCGCGCAGTAACGCAAAAGAACGACGGCGAACCGATTGAAGCTGTATTTCCGCAAGAAGGTTCAGGATGGGATATCGAAGCGAACGCGCTCGTCAAAAAACCACAAATTAACCCAGCTGCAAAGACATTCTTAGATTGGGCAATTACTCCAGCAATTTCTCAAGAGTATGCCAAAAGCTTTGCGGTGACTGCGGTAAAAACCGATGTACCAATTCCTCAAGGTTATCCACAGGAACCACTAAAACAACTGATTAATAATGATTTCAATTGGGCAGCTACCCATCGGGATCGAATTCTTCAGGAGTGGACTAGACGCTACGACTCTAAGTCAGAACCGAAGACTTCGTAA
- a CDS encoding alpha-D-ribose 1-methylphosphonate 5-triphosphate diphosphatase, protein MNEQIYTNYRLQLPEQEILGTLVVRDRLIADIQPGVVAIGQNGGGDYLLPGLIELHTDNLECCVSPRPGVRWSVEAAAAYHDRATISAGITTVCDAIAVGSVNSYSLRLTHFAAMIDAICHGQVAGDFVAEHRLHLRCELSYDQAYYVAAQYADCPLLSLISLMDHAPGDRQFVRTDKFEKYYVGKYGVAADRISTLTQIWQQEHHHHASVNRTAIAQLAQLKGITLASHDDTTVSHIQQAVQDKVAIAEFPTTLVAAKAAKSSGLQVLVGAPNLVLEGSQSGNVAAKQLVEQGLVDIISSDYAPQSLLHAIFLISRYLNQPIYKVMRLATSNPAQAIHLEHDRGSLAIGKRADLIAVRDRSVPQLTAVICRGNRVA, encoded by the coding sequence GTGAACGAGCAGATTTACACCAACTATCGGTTACAACTGCCAGAACAGGAAATTCTTGGCACTTTGGTAGTGCGGGATCGGTTAATCGCTGACATTCAACCAGGAGTTGTCGCAATTGGGCAAAATGGTGGTGGAGATTATTTGTTACCAGGGTTAATTGAGTTGCACACAGACAATTTAGAGTGTTGCGTATCTCCTCGTCCTGGTGTTCGTTGGTCTGTAGAAGCTGCCGCAGCCTATCACGATCGCGCGACGATCAGTGCTGGAATTACGACAGTTTGCGATGCGATCGCTGTTGGTAGTGTCAATTCTTATAGCCTGCGCTTGACTCACTTTGCTGCAATGATTGATGCAATTTGCCACGGACAAGTTGCAGGGGACTTTGTCGCAGAACATCGGCTGCACCTGCGTTGCGAACTCAGCTATGACCAAGCTTATTATGTTGCGGCTCAATATGCTGATTGTCCTTTACTATCTCTCATCTCGCTAATGGATCATGCTCCTGGCGATCGCCAATTTGTGCGCACAGATAAGTTCGAGAAATATTATGTCGGCAAATACGGAGTAGCTGCTGATCGCATAAGCACATTGACTCAAATTTGGCAACAAGAACACCATCACCACGCATCTGTAAACCGTACAGCCATAGCCCAACTAGCTCAACTTAAAGGTATTACTCTTGCTAGTCACGACGATACGACTGTTTCGCACATCCAACAAGCAGTGCAAGATAAAGTAGCGATCGCCGAATTTCCGACAACACTAGTAGCAGCAAAAGCGGCTAAATCTTCCGGTTTACAAGTCTTGGTGGGCGCACCTAATTTAGTTTTGGAAGGATCGCAATCGGGTAATGTCGCTGCAAAACAACTCGTTGAGCAAGGTTTAGTCGATATTATTTCTTCTGACTATGCACCACAAAGTCTTCTCCATGCAATTTTTCTCATCTCTCGCTACCTAAATCAGCCGATCTACAAAGTGATGCGATTAGCAACTAGCAATCCTGCACAAGCTATTCATCTAGAGCACGATCGCGGTAGTTTGGCAATAGGTAAACGTGCTGACTTGATCGCTGTACGCGATCGCAGTGTGCCGCAACTGACTGCGGTGATCTGTCGAGGGAATCGCGTCGCATAA
- a CDS encoding HAD hydrolase-like protein produces the protein MAKIQLVVLDMAGTTIKDQQEVQSCFFQAAQSTGLQADAERINFMMGWSKKLVFQTLWHEQIGKEHPDYEAKVTDSFSKFKTILEDHYKTQPVEPTEGCLELFDWLKAQNIKIALNTGFYREVTDIILQRLGWNQGLDSEYVGSATSTIQASVTPSEIYNHEGRPAPFMIQKAMYKLGFTDPKTVVTIGDTPSDIAAGINAGCLFSFGVTNGTHTKEQLAQYPNDGLFNSLSEFQNKIASLT, from the coding sequence ATGGCAAAGATTCAACTAGTCGTACTTGACATGGCAGGAACGACGATTAAAGACCAACAAGAGGTACAATCTTGCTTTTTTCAGGCAGCCCAAAGCACAGGTTTACAAGCAGATGCCGAGCGAATTAACTTCATGATGGGATGGTCAAAGAAACTCGTGTTTCAAACTTTATGGCACGAGCAGATTGGCAAAGAGCATCCAGACTATGAGGCTAAAGTGACCGATTCATTCTCTAAATTTAAAACTATCCTCGAAGACCACTATAAAACTCAGCCTGTTGAACCGACAGAGGGTTGTTTAGAACTCTTTGACTGGCTCAAAGCGCAGAATATTAAAATTGCCCTAAATACTGGATTTTATCGTGAAGTGACAGACATCATTTTACAGCGATTAGGTTGGAACCAAGGATTAGATAGCGAATATGTAGGTTCAGCAACATCAACAATTCAAGCTTCTGTTACACCTTCAGAAATCTATAACCATGAAGGTCGTCCAGCGCCGTTCATGATTCAAAAAGCTATGTACAAACTAGGCTTTACCGATCCCAAAACTGTAGTTACTATCGGTGATACACCTTCTGATATTGCTGCTGGTATCAATGCTGGCTGTCTTTTTTCTTTTGGAGTTACGAATGGTACGCATACTAAAGAGCAATTAGCTCAATATCCCAATGATGGATTATTCAATTCGTTGTCGGAATTTCAAAACAAAATCGCTAGTTTAACTTGA